From uncultured Desulfobacter sp.:
CACATGGATGACAACCTTAAAGAAATTCTCACTGCCGACCTGGTGCTGAGTTCCTATAATTCCCTGACACAGCAGGAAATGCAGCAAACCGAACGGATACTGGCCGGATACCGGGACAAGGCGCGGCTGATCACGTTTTTTTCCATGGCCCGGGGGCATGACCGGTCCAGGCTGGTCAGGGTTATGGCCATGGACGGGGCCTATCCCCTGTACGGCGGCTTTACATTTGAAGGAGAAACCGGTTCAAAAGATATCCAGGGCAACCCCGGGCTGTTTATGACCTGGGACACGGCTCGGACCCTTGGGATCAAGACCGATTCCGACCGTGGAAAACCGGTGAAGCTGGGAGAAAAAGAGTTTCTGATCCGGGATTTTTTCAAGGATGATCCGGATAAAAATTTGACCGGGTTGGAACTGGCCCCCAAGGTTTATATGGGTCTGGACCAGCTGGCCGGGACCGGGTTGATCCGGTTTGGCAGCCGGGTCCGGTATCTGTATTACTACCGATTCGAACCTGGCGTTAATCTGGAAGGAAAAATCCGCGACATAAAACAGCATTTTTATGATCCGGCCCGGAACCAGCCCCGGCTTAATGTCCATGACGCCCGGGACGTCAACCAGCGACTGGGGCGTATCAGCCGGTATTTTACCCGGTACATGGGCCTGGTAAGTATCATTGCCCTGTTTCTGGCCGGCATGGCGGCGGCTTATCTTTTCAGGGGTTTTTTAACTTTGAAGTCAAAGGAGATGGCCATTTTGATGGCCGTGGGGGCGGCCCGGAAACATATTTATTTTTATGTGAGTTGTCAGCTCATGTTCCTGGGTACACTTTCAGCCATCCTGGCGGTGATCGTCTCCATGGTGCTCCTGCCGGTTTTTCCCGTGATTTTCAAAGACCTGATACCGGCTCACCTGAACCTGGGGGTGTCCTTTGAAACCCTGGCCGTTGCCCTGGTTGTGGGCGTAGCCGGCAGTCTGATGTTTTGTCTGCCCCTGTTTGTTACGATTTTCAGTATCCGGCCCCTGACCTTGCTCCAGGGACATTCCGTGACGGTCCGGCTCTCAAAACGCAAAACCCTGTGGCAGGCATTGTCATTTGTGCCGGTCATCGGGGCGCTTTTCCTGATGTCTGTGATCGTGTTCGGGACCATGGCCGACGGAATCCTGTTTGCCGGCGGGTTTATCCTGGCTTTGGGTGTGTTTTCCCTGATTGGCGGTCTGGTGTTTTGGGGATGCCGTTTTCCGGCCGCGTCAAAGCAGATCCCGGTGAAGATTGCTTTCCGGAACTTGTTCCGTAACAAATGGTCGTCCCTGTCCTGTTTTGTCACCATTGCCATGGGCGTGTTCCTGATTGCCATTGTTCCCCAGGTCCGTAAAGGCCTGGAAACCGAGATTATCCGGCCAAAAGGATTGAAAATTCCGGTATTGTTCCTGGCCGATATCCAGGAAGAGCAAAAAGCGCCCCTGATTCGGTTCATGGAAGCGCAGGAGGGCGACCTGACCCGGATTTCCCCCATGGTCCGGGGACGAATCAAGACCGTGAACGGCCAGCCCTTTTTCGAGCGGCGGGATAAATCCGGAAAAAGGGCCCGGGGCAGACGGCTGGAGTTTATTTTTTCTTTTCGCAAAACCCTTGATGCGTCCGAAAAGGTTGTCCAGGGAGTATCCATGTCTAAAACCCCCTGGGAATTCGGCAGCAACACACCTTTTGACATTTCCCTGGAACGGTCCTTTGCCGACCGCTATGAACTAAAGATCGGTGACGCGTTGGAAGGGGATATCCAGGGGATTTCCATGACTGGGAAAGTGGTCAACCTGCGCCAGGTAAAATGGGCCAGCTTCCAGCCCAATTTTTTCATGCTGTTCCAGGATGGGGTTCTCAACGATGCCCCCAAAACCTATTTGGCCAGCATTTCCAACCTGGCCCAGTCCCGCCGCCATGAACTGAAAAATAAAATCGTAGACCGGTTTTCCAATATTTCCGTCATTGATGTGACCCAGACGGCCCAGACCATTCTGGGTGTGACCGATCGCCTGTCCCTGTCGGTGAAATTTATGGCCTGGCTGGCCATTGCTGCGGGGCTTTTGTCCATATTTTCTATTTCCCGGCATGAGGCCTTTAAAAACCGGAACCAGATCAACCTGCTCAAGGTCCTGGGTACAGATTTCAACACCCTAAAGCTCATTACCCTTCTGGAGTCGGGGTTTGTCGGGTTTTCGGCAGGGATTACGGCCCTGTGTCTGAGTGTCGCGGTCTCCTTTGGGATCTCCTGGTATTTTTTTGATAGCCTGTGGCAGCTGGACGGAGGAACCCTTTTTCTGATCCTGTGCCTCTCAACGGTGACCTGCATGGCCACCGGCCTTGGGGCGGCCTGGCAGGTCATGAAGGCCCGGCCGGTTCAGCTGCTGGGTCAAGGGTATTCAAAATAGTGTCTGGTGGAAAGATTCATATTTAGAATTGCTGTTGAATCCTGTTATGCATTAATTTATAACCACTCAAGAAATAAATTGTAGCTATTATAAATAATGGATAATCAGAAATGACTACGGCATGTGTAAGACAGATTTTGCCCAATGTTAAGGATTTTAAAACGTTTTGGAAAAAACAAGGTCCTTTCCGGTTCGCACTGACAAGCAAGGAATTCCCGCCTGTACTGCTGGAACCCGAAGAGTGGATATTTGGCCAGGATAAACAAGCGGTTCTTAAAGAGCTGATGCAGTTCTCTCGTATGAAGATGTTCTTTGCATCGGCCCCGTTCAATCCAGGCAATAAAAGTATCCTGCGCCCTGATGATCTCTGTGCCTGGAAGATTGTCCATTTCCCGGAAGCCTGGAATGCCATTATATGCGACGGATTTCTGCCCGAAGGCCAGCTTACCCAAGCGGTGGTGGATGAATGTATTGCCCTGGGTTTGAACCAGGATAAATCAGGTATCGAACAGGCTTTTTTCAGCCTGCTGGAAAGGCAGCTGGATTGTATGGGATATGTATGGCTGACACCCCGGGGGAATGGAAAATCCGCCTTTATTCACAAATACCTGGAGGAGTGGCTCCGGGATGAGGAAGAGGCCGGGCTACTGTAGCAGATGATCGAGTTTTATCTCATTAATCATCCTTTACTGACGCAGCGCTCACTTGGTTCTTCACCCAGTCCAAAAACGCGTTATTACCACCAGATACAGCCACTCCAACGATACAGGGACAATCATAGCTATGCATACCCTTTACCGCTTCCTCCAGTTCAGGCAGACAATTCGCATGGGTTTTTGCAATCATCACCACCTCGCGTTCTTCCTGAATGGTCCCTTCCCATTCATAAACCGAACGCATACCATCAATGATGTTTACACAGGCGGCTAATCGCCGTTTAACCAATGCTTTTGCTATTCGCGACGCTTCGTCCATATTTCCGGCTGTCATGTAAACAATTCTGATTTCCATCCGTCCCCCATTCTTTTTTGCCTTTTGAGGTCATGTTTTTTGGTTCAGATTTTGAATTATAAGTTTTTTTTGGGTTAAAGAGTAAAAATTCAAGACTTGACCCTACCGCCCTTGTAATTCAACCACACAAACCCTGCAAATAGAACAAGCCATACAAGGGTTCTTAAAGTCATTGCCCGCACGCTATCAATTGCAACGGCACTTCCTGTTTTGTAGAGGTAAACAATTGCCAAAAGCACGACTGCATTAAGAATAAAGATTACACCCGCCATAGCCTTTCCTAAAACCAGGTTGCGCCATGCAATCATACCTGTGCCAACATAGGCAAAACCCATAAGCGCATTATAAATCAGTAGTGGTCTATACACAATGTATCCCGGATCAGACCCGCCAAGGACCCGAAATCCGGCGATGATTGTTAATGCACCAAACAGAATGGCGATGAGTACCAATACACGTCGTGCAATTTTGTCTGCATTCATTCGTTCCTCTTAAAATTCCAGTTAGCTGCCCAACGTGCGGCGCGCCGGACCAGCGTCGTTTGCGGGGTACGCGTGGAATCAGTGGTTGCTGGCTCATAATCTACATTTTCTTTTTTCCATTTGCGGCCTGGTCCGGTACGATCTCGTGTGCCAATAATCAGGCTGACAGGCACAGATAAAGTTTTTTTTAACAACATATTTCGGAAAAGTCACGCAGTAGGGTTGGGCCACTCAAGCGACAAATGTATGCCGGGTACAGCACATATTCTTAAAAGTAAGTGAAATGTAATGGATTTTAAAGCAGCTGGCAAGTCTTAAGCCCAGTCTTGACGTGGGGGCAGGGCTTGAATTATAAGGTTTTTTTGATTAAAAAGTAAGAATTCAAGACTTGACCTATCTTCATTATTTTACCAAAAATTATAACATTTTTTACTATTTTTGCTTATAATTATAACATTATTTACTTAAAAATGTCGGGTTTGTTGGGTCGTTTTGTATCTGTTTTTCTACAGAAAGCCCCGCCAATCAAGAATAAAAACCGAATTTAAAAATTTTTTATTAAGTTGGCATTTAATATGCATAATTACTCAAGTGGAATCAATTTAAATTAACCTTTTTGGGATTTTGAAATAGGAGATCATCATGTTAAAAACGGTAAGCCGCATTTTTATTTTTACCTCACTGATATTCGGTGTTTTTTTATCCGGTTCCGCGTTCGCTGCTTTGGGTACTATTACGGCAGGAGGAGCTTTTACATATATTGGCAGCACTGGCACACTTACTATTACAGACGCCACTGTAACCGAGTCAGACTTTGATTTGTTGGATAAAGGAGATAAAATTACATTAACAGGTTCCTTGGGGTCCGGCGGCACAATGAGCTTTAGCGACTCTGATGTGATCAAAGCGGTGGCGACCGGCAATATTGTGCTTACGGGTTTAGACGATAGCGCATTTTTGTTTGGTAACTACACGATTACAGGCGGAGCCTGGAGTGATTACTTTCAAACTGATTTTTCAACGCACATATTGCTTACGCTTTGGAATGATCAATCCTTTTCAGGTTTTGAGGCCGATTATTCCGGACTATCACAAATTTCTCTATCATTAACGTCAGTACCGGTACCGTCATCCTTAACATTGATGGGATTCGGACTGATGATGCTTACAGGCTATCGGCGCAAAATTTATAGCCTTTATTTTTTTCAGGTCCCTAAACCGTAAAAGGATGCGCACTATGTTGAATAATAAATCAAAATCAAAGTGTGGTTTGATTATAACCTGCATGGCTTTATGCCTTTTGCTTGGAATGAATAATGTTTCAGCTGAAACCATTTCCTTGAGTTCGTTGCTTGACACAACGATCTGGGATGATGAGGGTAATTGGAATTGGAAACCTGGAGATGACCTTTCTATAACTGCCAATGCCACGGGTATAGACGTTGGATTGTCGGGCGAGGGACTGTTTGATTCCTACCTGAAATTTGAAATCGTGGCTGAATACACTAAGGAAACCGGATATAGCGGCGATTTTTCAATTACTGATTTCGATGACCAAGATACGGTTTATCTTAAAGCAACGTTTGACAGTTTGGCGTTGAAATATATATATGGATTTAGTCTCCTTTTTGAAACGGGCGATGTTTCAAGTGCTTCAGGCCAATTGATGGAAACAACACTTTCTGATATGACGGTAAGTCTTACCAACGGCATTGCTGTTTCTTGGGACACAAGCTCTTTTTTCCTTGGTTCAATAAGTCTTGAAAAAAATGATCCGATAGCAAATCCCGAGCCGGGGACGTTTTTCCTTCTGGGTTTTGGAATGCTGGGGCTTGCCCACATAAGCAGAAAAAAATGTGAAATAGCTTAAAAGCATATCAGCAAATACAAAAAGGCGGGGCCACATTTCAGGCCCGTCTTTTTGTATTTTAGGTCTATAAAATTTGTTGTCCGCCTTTTACCCATAATCAAAATAAAACCTCCCATATGGTTTGCTTTTTCATCCGTCTTCTTCGTTCTGACAATGAGCGCATATTTCAATATGCTCCCATTGTCACGCCTTGCTTGATACGGATGAAATTTCTAAACCATATTTTAGAAGGTTTTTATATGAAAGAACTTAACTAACCAGTTGGTTTATTTCATGATTTGTTGTGGCCTAACCTCGGTGAAAGACCAGGTCGGCCATGGCCGTTATTCCGATCGTGGGCCTTATTCATGGATATCTGGAGGGGTGGTTACAGGATAAGGAAGGGATCAGGCTATTGTAGTGTTTGAACCTGACTATTTCCCTCCGACCAGGGATTTGATCCGGCTGGGTTTTGGCGGAAACTCCCAGAATCCGTTGATGCCCCAGGTTTGAAACATTGACGCTAAATTGCTTTTGTCCAGATGCCGCTGTAGGGAACTTACCATGAGCGGGACCTCAGCTGCAGGATAAATTTCTCTGATTTCGCGGGCAAAATCGTTAACCCGCATCTGTTCGACAAAAAAATCCGTTATGATTCCGGCTGGCTTTTCACTTACAATTAACTCCGATGCTTCTTGGGGGCCCGAAAAGGTTCGGGCGCAGAATCCGGATCCGTGAATGAATTTGGAAAAGACATCCGTATAGGGTGCTGATTGATGAATCACCACAACCACCGGGCGGTCTGTCTTGCTTCGGTTCTCCTTGATCCGGACGAATTTCTTGACGGTTGAGGTCAGTTTTCGTTTCTCAAGAATGCGGATCCAGGTGTCAATGGCCCTGATCGGAGCAGAAGATTCCAGATAGTTTGAACTGATATATGAAAATGTGTCCGAGGCCATCAACGCTTCAATGAGCCGGGGCGCGGATGTGTCCAGAATAGTCGTGGCCAGCGTTTCGCCTGCCTTGGTGCCGGATTCAATTTTTTTTCTTATTTCGGCAACTACATAATCCGAACAGTGTCTATCCAGGACCCTGATGGCTGCCATGCTCACGAAAATAGCCGGATCTGTGACCGCCTTTACAATGGGCGCTGTGGATTCCAATTCGGGGTAATGGGACAGTGCCGTATATAGGCTAAAACGGTCCGGGTTTTCTATGTTTTTTTGTTCGGCAAGCGCCAAAAGG
This genomic window contains:
- a CDS encoding FtsX-like permease family protein, coding for MFWIRTAFKELITHKGFSLFFILNLALGLAGFIAIQSFRESLDRHMDDNLKEILTADLVLSSYNSLTQQEMQQTERILAGYRDKARLITFFSMARGHDRSRLVRVMAMDGAYPLYGGFTFEGETGSKDIQGNPGLFMTWDTARTLGIKTDSDRGKPVKLGEKEFLIRDFFKDDPDKNLTGLELAPKVYMGLDQLAGTGLIRFGSRVRYLYYYRFEPGVNLEGKIRDIKQHFYDPARNQPRLNVHDARDVNQRLGRISRYFTRYMGLVSIIALFLAGMAAAYLFRGFLTLKSKEMAILMAVGAARKHIYFYVSCQLMFLGTLSAILAVIVSMVLLPVFPVIFKDLIPAHLNLGVSFETLAVALVVGVAGSLMFCLPLFVTIFSIRPLTLLQGHSVTVRLSKRKTLWQALSFVPVIGALFLMSVIVFGTMADGILFAGGFILALGVFSLIGGLVFWGCRFPAASKQIPVKIAFRNLFRNKWSSLSCFVTIAMGVFLIAIVPQVRKGLETEIIRPKGLKIPVLFLADIQEEQKAPLIRFMEAQEGDLTRISPMVRGRIKTVNGQPFFERRDKSGKRARGRRLEFIFSFRKTLDASEKVVQGVSMSKTPWEFGSNTPFDISLERSFADRYELKIGDALEGDIQGISMTGKVVNLRQVKWASFQPNFFMLFQDGVLNDAPKTYLASISNLAQSRRHELKNKIVDRFSNISVIDVTQTAQTILGVTDRLSLSVKFMAWLAIAAGLLSIFSISRHEAFKNRNQINLLKVLGTDFNTLKLITLLESGFVGFSAGITALCLSVAVSFGISWYFFDSLWQLDGGTLFLILCLSTVTCMATGLGAAWQVMKARPVQLLGQGYSK
- the cutA gene encoding divalent-cation tolerance protein CutA; its protein translation is MEIRIVYMTAGNMDEASRIAKALVKRRLAACVNIIDGMRSVYEWEGTIQEEREVVMIAKTHANCLPELEEAVKGMHSYDCPCIVGVAVSGGNNAFLDWVKNQVSAASVKDD
- a CDS encoding PEP-CTERM sorting domain-containing protein — translated: MLNNKSKSKCGLIITCMALCLLLGMNNVSAETISLSSLLDTTIWDDEGNWNWKPGDDLSITANATGIDVGLSGEGLFDSYLKFEIVAEYTKETGYSGDFSITDFDDQDTVYLKATFDSLALKYIYGFSLLFETGDVSSASGQLMETTLSDMTVSLTNGIAVSWDTSSFFLGSISLEKNDPIANPEPGTFFLLGFGMLGLAHISRKKCEIA